ttcagagcCAGAAGCTGGTGGTCCTGCATACAGCCCTTGAGCCTCCCATGCCACCTCAACTGCCCTGCTCCTTTCTACACAGTCATCCACAGAGCTCGCAGTTTTTGGAAGTGCAAAATGGATTTTCCATGCTTGGTCCCTCTCTTTCAGTGAGGCGTTGCCTCTTTGCTTGGCCTCATTCACGCATTTCATGGGCTAACATGCCTCTGATTTTGTGAGACACCCTCCTCtcctatttgcattttaatcCTGCTCCTATGGCCTGAGAACAGTACCAGCTCCATAATCCAGCCTTGCAATTGTCCACAATaatttctgtctcctggtggCAGCTGCTTTTTTGGAGAcaggctttttcttctgtgtctgtCCAGAGCTAGTTGGATTTCTAACACTTGATTCAAGCACTTTGTGCTTGGGACATTATTTGCCCAACCCAGCCCAACAGAGAGAGCAGGGGAGGCTCGTGGCTCCCTGTGTTCAGATGTGTCTGAGGGGTCACAGGTCTCACCTTGACTTCTGCTTTCCCCAGACTTCCACCTTTTCCAGTTTGCAGGAGTGAGCTCACCCCTGCCAGGAACAAGCCTATTATGGTGACTAGCAGTGCTCTGGTATCCTCTGCTGCACGTCTCTCCTTGTCCTTAACACACATTTCACTTTCAAAAACCACACTCAGCTGATCAGATGGGAGGCAACAACCCCAACACAAACTCTTCCCACTCCTCTTCTGGCTCATCCAAGCCCACCAAGGTGAAGGTAACTCTCTCCTGGCAATGTCTTGAAGCTTAAGGGCGATGATGGCCCATGTGATGCAAGACTTACAGCAAGGGAGGAGAATCTGGGGATGGCGCAGAGCAGAACTTATGAACTGTATGAAATGTCATATGGGATGTTTCAGGGAACAGGCatgagaaggggaaagggagggactaggggaggaagaaaagagagaaaatattttggtgatGTGTAGGCAGCGGTAGATATGCCTGCCTGCCTCAGCAGCATGTTTCAGCACTGCAGTCTGTCCTAGACCCTCACTAAATCATATTTCTTCTGTGCAGTGGTGCTGTTCAGAGCTTCCTGGGAAAGAGTGGTGAAGTTTTGGGTGGTTCATGAGAGGAAAAGGATAAGAAAAGTATAACGATAAGGATAAGGAAAGCCTATACCCATTATACTTCTCAGGGAAAGGTATGAGACATCTTGTAATTCTACAGCTTCCTTAATTTTCTGGTGTTGGCCCTGAAGAGTGAGAGatctgggtttggtttggtttgatttgtgCTTGAAGCAGAAGTACGGTGGCAAGTGTCATTTTTGGTGCTGGGTTAGAAACCAAAACTCTCTTCTTCTGGCCTGAATAATGAAATCCTGGAGAAGTGGAAAAGGATTTCTCCTTGTAGAGATTGAATTTTATCTTCCTAGTACAATCACCAGCTAGATCTCTTCACAATATAAGGGGGATCTCTCAGCCCCTCTGATACTTCcctcaaaaagagaaaaaacaactcACAGGGCTTCCTTGGAGCAGTCTGGGTTCTCAGATCTGTCAATTGCAGATCAAAAGACACCTAAAGAGGCTCATTACATGTCATGAAAGCACTCCATAGCTGAAATCAGATTCAGATCTCAGCAGGTCCAGCTCAGTTTTACCTAAGACAACAAAATCGATAATTTGACTCCTAACCAGATCTTTTGTATAGGCCATATTTCCAGGGAATAAACATACAAGGTTTCTCTCTGCACTGCTCCTGAGACAAAAGACAGAATCTCCTTCAAAGAAAATATCCATGTTCCATCAGGCAATTTTTTCCGGTGTGTGTCTTCATTCACTCTGGAGAAGGAGGTTTCTGGTTGTGACAGATCAATAATTTTCAGGTTATGAAAACCCTTCATAAAAGAAATCAAGTGAAATCTTAGGCAGCAATTCTGCTTTTCCACCACCTTCCTCCCAGCTACTGGAAAACCAAGATCATGCTATGCAGCCCAGATTCAGTTATCTGTAGTTATCAAATATCCCTGTCCCAACACCCCAcctggcagaaaaaaaaccacagcttaagctgtttctgtgcttcCACCATCACTTATTTCCACCTCAGTTGTGCAAGtcaagcagagaggaaaggaagagaccACAAGATGAACTCAGACAGGTCCAAATCCACCCCCTAAACCTATGGAATCAAGactttgaaatgcagaaaaaatccCAGAGCATCACATTTGATGCAGTAACTCATTTGAAACTGTAATTCcaataagccttttttttccctctgtttaaCTGCCTGGTTTCTGTAAACAGCACTgatttgcagagctgctgtgagctATTGGCACTATGGATTGAATTGGTACATACAGTTCCATCCCATATCCCAGAGAGTTCTCTGGAGCACTGCCTCTTGCATaagattttttaagaaatgctgTTAATATCCTCTGATCATTTCACACCTCTCTTATAATACTGAGTGCAGAAGTATCCATAGTTTCAGTTTCTCAAGCTGCTTCACACACACTCAGATAACACATTTAAATTTTGCTGTCACCCACTACTATCTCAGAAAGCCCGGAACCCTGGGGGTGGGGATTGACAGTGAGGAAATCAATTCCCTGCCAGTTTGAAGCACACACACCCTGGAACACAAATAATTAATATGAGGAACCAGTACTTCTCACAGGAACTTAAAATCAGCAGCTAAAATGTTGAGTGTTAGTAAGAGTAAATGCTGCTCTTGGCTTCATCTAATTTCCTGGAGACAGTTCTGATTCTTCCCAGAACCAGCACCTCAGGCCACCAAACAGCTTCAGCTACTTTGTTAGTGGAGGAATTAATCAGAACTTTGCAACTCCTTAACCACTGGATCACCAGTGCAAAGTGGCTGTTTTCCTCTGCTAATTCACAGGATTCCTACCAGTGATGTGAAATTATATCCAGAGGTTCTAAGCatatttttactgctttaaaCTAAAATCTAAATGACCTCCATTGCAGCAGTACTGGTCCCTTTTTAATTAGTTCCACTGCCTAATAGTGATGATGAGTAAAGACTTGAGGTACATGCTAAAAAGTATAACAAGGAAACATATAAACCTTAAGCTATATAAATAAATGGGGGGAAACATTGCACCAGCATCGAATTTCAACTACAGAAATACAGTTTGTCTTCATTTAAACCAGGTAAGAATTAGTGTCTGGTGTTATTACTTAACCTTTTATTAAAggcattatttaattttatttttctaggtTAAAGGCTATGCAATACACTTATATTCAGCAGTTTATGAAGAGGAAGCTCCACTGGCCTTATTGTGAAGGTAGAACATGGATTATCACCTACGCTTTCTCATGTTTAAGTATTTGCAAACAGTTAATCAGCCCACTGAGACAATGTCTGAAATTACTGTGTGGTTTCACATTTGTGTTGCACtaggtttgttctttttttctttggttacTACACGAGCCatcaaacaacaacaaaaaatctgggtttgttttcattttaatgatgAAAGTAGATTCTCCATTTACTAAAAAGGCTTAATTCACATTTACTATCTGTGCTCCCAGTTTTAACCCTGTTGGAAGCTTTCATTTCAACAGCCTAAGGCTGACATGCACAACCTTTAGGAAAAGCAtaactgcaaacagaaatgaaTGTCTACAAATATAATTAAACATTCTAAATGAAAAAGATCAGCAAAGGTGGTTTTCAATGCTCTTCTTCGCCCTTTTCATGATGCAATcattaaggttgaaaaagacctctgaaatcaccgagtccaacctgtgaccaatcACCACCTCGCCAGCCAAACTAGAGCACTGAGTGCTAGGTCCCGTTGTTTTGTGCACAGttccagagatggtgatttcacccctgccctgggcagcctgttccagtgctttttCACCCTTTCCGTGAAAAAAAAacttcctgatgtccaacctgaaccttcactggtgcagcttgagaccatttcctcttatcctgtcccttgttccctgggagaagagcctgatTTCCactctcctgtcagggagttgaAGACAGcgagaaggtcccccctgagtctccttttctccaattggagcccccccagctccctcagctgctcctcgtaGGACCGACAcacagacccttccccagctccggtcccttctctggacatgcaacagcccctcaatgtctttcttgccGTCAGGGGCtcagaactggatgcagcactcgaggtgtggcctcaccagtacCCAGGACAGAGGGAAGTCACTggcctggtcctgctggccacactcttgCAGGTACAGGCCAGGAGGCCAAgggcacacgctggctcatgttcagccactgtgAACCAGCATTCCCAGGGCCTTTTCCAAcagggcagctttccagccgCTCTGCCCCAAGCTTGTGGCGCTCCCTTGCACTGCCTTGCCTTTCAACCACTCCCTTGCATTGCCTTTTGTACCCTGTCCCTCCCTTGCATTACCTTGATTATGCCTCCCTTGCCTTCCCCTCCCTAACCCTCCCTTGCCTTACCAAGCTTGTGCCTTGTCCACCATTCCCTTGCCTACCCCGTCCTTGCCTTCTCCTCCCATGCCTCGATTTGCCTTCCTTTGCCTTGCTGCACCATTCCCGCCCTTGCCTACCTGTTCCATGCCTTGTTTTTCCGACCCCTTCCAGGCCTTGCCCGGAGGTACCCGAACCCACGGGAGCGCTCCTGGACTCGCCCCTCGCTCGCCCGCCCTCCCGAGCACCTGCGGCCCCCACGGCCGCTGCCCCACGGACTCCGGGCCCCGCCAATCGCGGCCCGCCTTTCTTCGCCTCGCCCAATCACAGCCGCCCTTTCAATCAGGCCGCAGTCCCGCCAATCGCGGCCCGCCTTTCTTCGCCTCGCCCAATCACAGCCGCCCTTTCAATCAGGCCGCAGTCCCGCCAATCGCGGCCCGCCTTTCTTCGCCTCGTCCAATCACAGCCGCCCTTTCAATCAGGCCGCGGTCCCGCCAAGCTCGGCCCGCCCGGCCTCGGCCCGGCCCCTCAGCCCGGCTCCGCCCCCCCGCTCGTCTGAGGCGCCGCTCCAGGAGACGGCGGAGCCGCAGCCTCGCTATGGCAGCCCCCGGCAGGTGCTTTTGGGGCCCGGGAAGGGCCGGTGGGGTCTCCCCGTTCGGGTCCCGGCCCGGAGTTGTcccgggggaaggaggggacGGCGGGGAGAGGGCGCGATCGGCCCCCGgcgtggcggcggcggcgggagcgggatCTGAAGGGACAGCGGGGCGGGGGGAAATGAGCGGGGAGGGAACAGGCGGGCTGGGATTGGCTGGGCCGGGCATGCCCTCGGCCTGTGATTggctgggccgggccgcgctgcaCGGACAGGAGGCTATAAATAGGGTGCGCAGGGGGCGGTGGTGCCAATGCGGCGGCAGGGACGGGAGCGGCGGtggcagcagcggcagcgcgGTGCGGAGAGCGCCGGTGAGCCCAGGCGGGACCCCCGCGCCTGCCTGGGCCGGGCCCTGCCCCTTGGCGGCCGTGCCGGCCTGGCCCTGTCGGTGCCTGTCGGGGAAGCGGCTCCGTCCCGCCCGCTGCGCCCCGCGGAAGTCGGTCAGCGGCGGTGCCCGAGGCTGCTGCGCGGCTCGAGTGCGCGGCGGGGGCACGGGCCGCTGCCCCGGGGGATGGGGGTCCCGCGAGTAGGGCCGGAGGGATGCGGCCTCGCAGGGATCTAGagttaaagtaattttaaaaataaaggcaataaaGCTGTTTTAGTCTATTACTATTattctacttttattttctcttatgaGTTTATTCTTTATTCTATTATGCTATTTTGGTATTCCAATCATTTTTTCATTACATTAATGGGTTATTGTGCTATTGAACTACTGTACTTTTATTCTATTCTTATTCTGTTATTAGATACATAGTTTATTAAATAAAGGTTGTAGAGTTGAGGCTGAACCACCGATTGTAGGGCCAGAGGGGACATAAAATCCCTAGGGCTGGAGTAGGTGCCCTGGGACTGGAGCCGAACCCAAATCACTGTGGAGCTGAAATGGAACACTGAGGCTCTGGAGCTGAAATAAATCCCGTGGGCaaagggatggagctgcagcttggggactgcaggagctgcctggggggCTCCATCCCCCCGCAGTGGGACCAAGCACACTGGGGGATggcagggcaagggaggagCTGGCAAGGTAGGAGAAGGGAGGCCTTGCCTACCCCTTCCTTGCcttacttttctttcccttgcctTGTTCTGCTTCTGCCTCCTTGTTCTACCCTTGCCTAGCTCTTTCTTACCTTGTTCTCCCTACCCTGCCCTTGTCTTGTCTTCCCTTTTTATGCACAGAAAAGATGCattgtttctttattctttatcCCTGTCTAACTCTTGTTTAGAGAGCCACAGGTTTAAAAACTGACCTGGTTTGGGCACATCAGGCAAAATGTGTGGCTCAGCAGGGAAGAGACCTGGGGGGCACCCCAAGCCACCCACAGGAGATTGGGGGACCTGTAACACCTGTGATTGGGACGCTGCTCATGGAGCTCCACCGGGCTGTGGGGGCTCAGCTCCACACCTGTCAcaggggctggcagtgccaggagtagccagagggagcaggaaacatcagagctgcagaaacatCTACAATGACCTTTAAAAAACAGCTCTGGCTTAATGAGGCAGGTGAGCAaatccctgccctgagcagcaagCAGAGACAGGAGGCACAGCAGGGGACAGACAGATTTATTATGTTTCTGGGAGCAGCGCCATTACATTTTGCTGGGGATAAGGTCACtcccctgcagccagagcagagagaTGGGCTAGGATGGTTATTCAAAGTGATGGGAACAAGAAGCTGCAGCCAAACCCCCAGGATCTGCTGCCAGCATGGGGCTCCATGGGTCGCTGCGGCAGACATACGGCCGGCATCTGCCAGAGCCACTTCCACAACATCTTCCCAGCAGCCTTCTCAAGGGCCAGGGCACGGCGCAAGACTCAGTGCAGCCTCTTGGCTCCCaccagggaaggaagggcatAAGACAAGAATAAATACAGCTTTCAAAGTCACCCCGACACCCCACccactgctgcacagcctggtgAAGGTGTTTACGGAAGGGAATCCATCAGCCAGAATCCAGCAAAGGAGTAGCTGCGTCCGAAGGCGTTTAACACTGACTCGTTCGTATCCTGATCTCCTCCACCAGGCTCTCCCTGCGAACATTGATCTACACAGGGGGAGCAAAAAGTTGCTTCAGTACAACTCCAACAGCTTGACATGCCCCCACAGCCGTGGCCCTGTGTCTCAGGAGGTCACACCAAGGTGGCACCAGTCCCTCTACAGGGATCAAGcgggctgcagcagccacagagctgaACCTGAAAGAGCAGGTACCCACCAGCAACCCCAGTAAGCCCTCTCCTGCACAATGGTTGTGAGAATGATTCTCTTCCCACTCTTTCCTATTGGTTCCAAAGCCACTGATCAAGGTGATCTATGCAGTGATCTAGCCAGTGACCTCTGCACTGATTCCAGTGCTGCCTGTTTTGGGAATGTGTCCTGAGATAATAGGCACAAAGCAGCCCTGCAGTTCAGGGCTAACCAAGTTCTGTTCAGTCTCACTCATTGCAAGAGCACACCTCCAGGACCTCCACCGACGGTCCCATATCATGGACTGAAAGCATGAGCAGCCATGCAGGCCACTAAATCACCCCTCCATGCTGCAGGCTCCTGAACTGAGGAGTGCAAGGAGGCTACATAATAGGAAACTCTCCAGAGCTTGAGACAACAGCATTTCCTTACTCCAGGAAGCTGCATGGAGCAAGGAACTGCAATATTGTGTGTTACAGAAGTTGCTGGAAAGACCACTGGGTCTGGAGGGTCACATAGCCACCCCCACCATGGCAAGCTGCCACAGGCCATACCTCCTCCCTGGTTGCCACGATGCGCAGCTTGACAACTCCATCTTTGAGCTCCTGTTCACCCACGATGGCAACAAGAGGGATGCCTGTGTCCTCACAGTACTGCAGCTGATTCAGCAGCTTGGGGTTCTTCTTGTACAGCATCTCTGCCTGGGAGAAAGCCAAAGCACAACACCATCATCAAACTGGGATGTTTCACtggaccccttcaaccaggcATTGCTGGGCCAGTCTGGTGAGCGTGAGGTTGTGTGGTGGGGAGAGGATGGACTCATGGAGAAGGCTGGGCACCAGGTCCAACAAGGCCGAGTGCTGGGTCCAGCACATGGGCCACAAAGCCCCATGAAACACTCCATGCTGGGGGCAGACAGCCTGAAAAGTGCCTCATGGAACAGGACCTGGGGGTGGTGgttgacagtggctgaacacAAGATCAGGTGTATGCAGGTGGACAAGAAGGCACCTGGCTTGTACCAGCATCAGTGTGTCCAtcaggaccagggcagtgacagtccctctgtgctgggcactggtgaggccacacctcaaatcccatgttcagttctgggcccctgagggcaagaaagacactgaggtgctggagcatgtccagagaagggaagagctggggaaaggtctggagcacaagtctgatgaggagcggctgagTGAATTGGGAggactcagcctggagaaaaggaggctcagagagAACCTTCTCACTCTCCCTAACTCCTtgacaggagggtggagccaggtgggggtcaggctcttcaacccaagtaacaagtgacaggagaagaggaaatggcctcaagttgagCCAGGGAAGattcaggttggatattagggaaaactTCTTCCTCAAAATGCCAGTCAGGcattggcacaggctgcccaaggtGGCAGcagagtcaccatccccagaGGGATGTAACAGacacgtggatgtggcacttggggacatggcttagtggtggccttggcagcgCTGGgtgaatggttggactcaatggcGTCAAGGGctctttccaacctaaatgggAAGGATTATGCCAATGAGTAATAACACAACACAGCTCAAAGGCGCTGACAAGACACTGCTTATCCTGGGAATCACCAGGCCATTAACCCTAGTCCATGTCACCTGGGGTGTCCCTACATGGCCAGGAGCCTAGCAGAGCACCCAGGCACTCCCCTCCCCTCACTGAGGCAGTCTGTCCGCAGCAGGCAGGGACCAGGgccctgctgcctgctttgGGAATCTGTCCTGAGGtaaggcacagagcagcccttgCAGTTATAGGGCCAACCAagtcctgctgcccagcccttCGTGGAGAGCCCGTAATTTGGGACACTGGGAAGAGGAATGCTCCATTCAGGAAGGCAGTCTGCTCCCCACCTGCTCCCTGTAACTCCTTCCCAAAGCAAAGCCAGATCTGGTCCATTCCCAGACAGAGAGTGAACCAGGCAGCTCTCGACTTTGCCATCACCCAGTCATACCTTGATTCCACCATCCCACAGTTCAGAGATGAGCTTCAGTCGCTCTTCAAGGAGCTTCTTTTGGGCAGAGGCCACCAGCACCTGTGTCTCTGTTGTCCTGATCTTTTCCTCAGAGGCCTAGAGAGGGGACAAGACTCAAAAGATGCCACAGACGTACTGATACACCTGAGATTCTATGGGCAGGATGGGTGACCACCCAACTCCATCAATCTAGCAGTGAAGAGGATTGGGCTCAGAAGGATCAACAGCATAAATTCAGAGTCAGGGAAgtcccacagatcccatcctAGAGCAGAATCTCATTTTCTGCAGTTGTTCCATGATGTGTGCTTAACACAACCTCCCCTCTGTTTCTGCACACCCAAGGGCCTCCTAAATATCTGCTCCAAGCAGCTCAGGAGCAACACACCCAGGAGAAGGTAGACACGGGCAGCTGTCTGCTCTACAGCTGAGCTCCTAACTATGGGTTAAACAGCAGCAAGCTGAATGCTCCACCAGCCCCTGTGGCAGATGCTGGATACTCCATGTGgcattttcctgctgccttgCTGAAGGGAGAAGCCTTTAAAAGGTCACCTGCAAAGGAACGAACCTGGCCAGGACTGGAGGTGGTGAGGGAGGAATTCAGTTTCTATTTAGAAATCCCAGCTGGGTCTGGCTGGCAAGAGAGAACCAACACCAGACTTCTGGGGGAGGGGAACATGTGGCCACATTTTGGGAGCTTACAAAGACCTATTTAACACCCATTGATTGGGACGGAGAACAGTACAACTCTGAGGaggtggaagaggaaaaagctaTCTGGGAAACACCCCTAGAGGCACTGCGCTTCCTGCCCTGGAACATATGATCCCTGTCTGGTCTCTGTAGTGCCATAGGTGGGACAAATAGATGTGTGAGGCTGCTGCCTCCCTTGCAGAACAATGCTGCCTTGCCAACGAGGACATGGGCTCACATGGATGCCTAACGCAGTGGGGGACACTAAGGTACCTGCCCCGGGTACCTGCTACTGCTGAGGATTAAAGTGccccctccagctgcagctgcagaagccGTGTCTGAGGGCTGTGGAAAGAAGGGTCTTGTCTTCAGTGGGAGCCCCAGATATCTTCTGCCAGGCCAGAGAGAACTGGAGCTTATATCCTGGCTGGCTTCTCCAAATGCTGGGGCAAGGACCACtctcttcagcagctgctggagtggGGGATTAACCATTAATTTGGTGCTTAGCTGAGCACCAAAGGCACCTACCTCGAGTCTCTGTTCCAGGATGGAGAAGATCCGCTCGATCCCAATGCTGACCCCCACACAGGGCACCTTCCGGCCCTTGGGATCAAACATCCCCACCAGCCCGTCATAGCGGCCGCCTCCGGCCACGCTCCCAACGCTGACCGCCTCCTCCACGTGCTCGTTCTCCtgatgcagcagcacagcctcaaAGATCACCCCCGTGTAATAGTCCAGGCCCCGTGCCAGGCTCAGGTCAAAGGAGATCTGCAGGGCACAAGGGAGGCCCCGTCACTGGGTGCTCGGGGACCCACGAGGGCAGcaccccctcctgcccccacaCCTCCTCACCTTCTCTGTGATGCCAAACAAGGTCAGGTACTCAAAGAGCAGCTTcatgtcccccagcccctccttggCCAGCTTGTTCTGGGACAGCTTTGGGTCCTGGAGAAGACGCTCAATCAGGTCCAGCCCACCTGTGGGGACCAGCCATGCCTCAGGAGCgtcagggcagcagcacccgccggggcagccccagccagccGGGCGTGTGCCCTGCACCTTCCATCCCCAGCCCAGAACAAGGCCAAGGGCACGAGCCCGTGGTGCTCACCATGGAGCTGGACATACTCCCCGATGCGATCCGCAGCCTCGGGAGAGAGCCCCTTCTCTCCCACCATCTCGCTCCTCACTTCTTCCCATGGCAcctgggaggggagagaagggcATCAGCCACTGCACAAGGGACACGGGCTCTCCTCTGCACGGCAGAATCCCGTCAGCATGGTTAGAAGGTGCATGGAGAAGTAGCAGCTCTCAGAGCACAGTCACGTGTGCATAACTCCATTTCTGGTACAGCCTGTTTGTAACCCAACcctataaaaatactttttgtttgatttctggCCAGAATCGAGTATCAGCACTGTATAATCTGAGCCATCTTGCTGCTGGGGTTTCCCTGGTTAGGTACTTAATCATAAACACCATTTAGGAAAGTGTTGCTGGTCATGGAATCACCTGGAAAGGTGTGAGGTGTTGCTTGGgtaatggaaaaaacccagtgtAAGCAAAATATGCTGCCATGTTCCCAATGACCAAGGGGTCAAAGAGAACCTGAGTTTTGATTACATCCAGCTCCACTGAGATAAATCACAAGGAAATGATCCTATCAGAAAGAAGCCCAGTGCTGCCTTCCCATTGCTTTTCCATGCATACTCGgccccaaaccccaaacttcGGTCATGCCTCTGCAATGGATCTCTGCTAGCAGGGCTGTGAGTGAGACTTCCTCCAGTTGACTTCATTTGACAATCTGATGAGGCCCtcacaggaaaacagagctcACCTTTCAACAAAGAACCATGACCACATGAGACACAAGCTG
Above is a window of Corvus moneduloides isolate bCorMon1 chromosome 15, bCorMon1.pri, whole genome shotgun sequence DNA encoding:
- the LOC116451345 gene encoding histidine--tRNA ligase, cytoplasmic-like, which gives rise to MRGRGPAMAEEAAVRAQADAVRRLKQDKADPDEIAKEVAKLLEMKAQLGEDEGKHKFVLKTPKGTRDYGPKQMAIRERAFNAIISCFKRHGAEVIDTPVFELKETLTGKYGEDSKLIYDLKDQGGELLSLRYDLTVPFARYLAMNKITNIKRYHIAKVYRRDNPAMTRGRYREFYQCDFDIAGQFDPMIPDAECLKIVHEILSDLQLGDFIIKVNDRRILDGMFAVCGVPDSKFRTICSSVDKLDKVPWEEVRSEMVGEKGLSPEAADRIGEYVQLHGGLDLIERLLQDPKLSQNKLAKEGLGDMKLLFEYLTLFGITEKISFDLSLARGLDYYTGVIFEAVLLHQENEHVEEAVSVGSVAGGGRYDGLVGMFDPKGRKVPCVGVSIGIERIFSILEQRLEASEEKIRTTETQVLVASAQKKLLEERLKLISELWDGGIKAEMLYKKNPKLLNQLQYCEDTGIPLVAIVGEQELKDGVVKLRIVATREEINVRRESLVEEIRIRTSQC